From the genome of Motilibacter peucedani, one region includes:
- the nucS gene encoding endonuclease NucS, giving the protein MRLVIARCSVDYVGRLTAHLPAALRLILVKADGSVSIHADDRAYKPLNWMSPPCTLVEGSDEDGSALWTVTNKAGERLLISVEEVLHDTSHELGVDPGLLKDGVEAHLQELLADQPEVLGPGWKLVRREYATAIGPVDLLCRDAAGAAVAVEIKRRGEIDGVEQLTRYLELLNRDPLLAPVRGVFAAQEIKPQARVLATDRGIACVTLDYDAMRGVDDAESRLF; this is encoded by the coding sequence GTGCGTCTCGTGATCGCCCGCTGCAGCGTGGACTACGTCGGCCGGCTGACCGCCCACCTGCCCGCGGCGCTGCGCCTGATCCTGGTGAAGGCCGACGGCTCGGTGTCGATCCACGCCGACGACCGCGCCTACAAGCCGCTCAACTGGATGAGCCCGCCGTGCACGCTGGTCGAGGGCTCCGACGAGGACGGCTCGGCGCTGTGGACGGTCACCAACAAGGCCGGCGAGCGGCTGCTCATCTCGGTCGAGGAGGTGCTCCACGACACGAGCCACGAGCTGGGCGTCGACCCGGGCCTGCTCAAGGACGGCGTCGAGGCGCACCTGCAGGAGCTGCTCGCCGACCAGCCCGAGGTCCTCGGGCCCGGCTGGAAGCTCGTGCGGCGCGAGTACGCCACCGCCATCGGCCCGGTCGACCTGCTCTGCCGCGACGCGGCCGGCGCCGCCGTGGCCGTCGAGATCAAGCGGCGCGGCGAGATCGACGGCGTCGAGCAGCTGACCCGCTACCTCGAGCTGCTCAACCGCGACCCGCTGCTCGCCCCCGTCCGCGGCGTCTTCGCCGCCCAGGAGATCAAGCCGCAGGCGCGCGTGCTGGCCACCGACCGCGGCATCGCCTGCGTCACGCTCGACTACGACGCCATGCGCGGGGTCGACGACGCGGAGTCGCGGCTGTTCTGA
- a CDS encoding response regulator, producing MSPVRVVVADDHPVVRAGIVALVQGDGVEVVGEAADGAEAVALAAQLRPDVVLMDLRMPVLDGATATARIVAHATARVLVLTTYDTDSDILRAVEAGATGYLLKDAPRDELVAAIGSAARGETVLSPPVAARLVTRVRTPPPPPLSAREREVLAGVARGQSNVEIGRSLHIGEATVKTHLLRVFAKLGVSDRTHAVTTAMEHGLLPAPRG from the coding sequence ATGAGCCCGGTGCGCGTCGTGGTCGCCGACGACCACCCCGTGGTGCGCGCCGGCATCGTCGCGCTGGTGCAGGGCGACGGGGTCGAGGTGGTCGGCGAGGCCGCTGACGGCGCCGAGGCGGTCGCGCTGGCCGCGCAGCTGCGGCCCGACGTGGTGCTGATGGACCTGCGGATGCCCGTGCTCGACGGCGCGACCGCCACCGCCCGGATCGTCGCCCACGCGACGGCGCGCGTGCTGGTGCTGACGACCTACGACACCGACAGCGACATCCTGCGCGCCGTCGAGGCGGGGGCGACGGGCTACCTGCTCAAGGACGCGCCTCGCGACGAGCTGGTCGCGGCGATCGGGTCCGCGGCGCGCGGTGAGACGGTGCTCTCGCCGCCGGTCGCCGCACGGCTGGTCACCCGGGTGCGCACGCCGCCGCCTCCCCCGCTGAGCGCCCGCGAGCGCGAGGTGCTCGCCGGCGTCGCGCGCGGCCAGTCGAACGTCGAGATCGGGCGCTCGCTGCACATCGGCGAGGCGACGGTGAAGACGCACCTGCTGCGGGTGTTCGCGAAGCTCGGCGTCTCGGACCGCACCCACGCGGTCACCACCGCCATGGAGCACGGGCTGCTGCCGGCGCCGCGGGGCTGA
- a CDS encoding ABC transporter ATP-binding protein: MSAAITVRGLEKSYAEHRAVGGIDLDVARGEVFALLGPNGAGKTTTVEILEGYRSRDAGEVSVLGADPADNALAWRRRIGIVLQSSDDFADLTVEETVRHFAHYFPAPRDVDEVIEATGLAEKRTARTRALSGGQRRRLDVALGIIGDPELLFLDEPTTGFDPEARRQFWTLIESLASAGTTILLTTHYLDEAEHLAERVAVIASGRIVEVATPTTLGGRDRAPARVTWLDPQNGPQRLDSHSPTKTVQELAGRFGGEVPGLTVTRPTLEDTYLQMIGQPA; encoded by the coding sequence ATGAGCGCTGCGATCACCGTCCGCGGGCTGGAGAAGTCCTACGCCGAGCACCGAGCCGTCGGCGGCATCGACCTCGACGTCGCCCGCGGTGAGGTCTTCGCGCTGCTCGGCCCCAACGGCGCCGGCAAGACCACCACCGTCGAGATCCTCGAGGGCTACCGCTCGCGCGACGCGGGCGAGGTGTCGGTGCTCGGCGCCGACCCTGCGGACAACGCGCTGGCGTGGCGGCGGCGCATCGGCATCGTGCTGCAGAGCAGCGACGACTTCGCCGACCTCACGGTCGAGGAGACCGTGCGCCACTTCGCCCACTACTTCCCCGCTCCCCGCGACGTCGACGAGGTCATCGAGGCGACGGGACTGGCCGAGAAGCGTACGGCGCGGACCCGCGCGCTCTCGGGCGGTCAGCGCCGCCGCCTCGACGTCGCGCTCGGCATCATCGGCGACCCCGAGCTGCTCTTCCTCGACGAGCCCACGACCGGCTTCGACCCCGAGGCGCGCAGGCAGTTCTGGACGCTCATCGAGAGCCTCGCGTCCGCGGGCACCACGATCCTGCTGACCACGCACTACCTCGACGAGGCCGAGCACCTCGCCGAGCGCGTGGCGGTCATCGCGTCCGGGCGCATCGTCGAGGTGGCGACCCCCACGACGCTCGGCGGGCGCGACCGGGCGCCGGCGCGGGTCACCTGGCTCGACCCGCAGAACGGCCCGCAGCGGCTGGACAGCCACTCCCCCACGAAGACCGTGCAGGAGCTCGCCGGCCGGTTCGGCGGTGAGGTCCCGGGCCTGACAGTCACGCGCCCGACCCTCGAAGACACCTACCTCCAGATGATCGGGCAGCCCGCATGA
- a CDS encoding sensor histidine kinase — MPADASPVGTDPVSDFWERSRVGWHVTMYGVLAVACLPPAVTGDVVSVVAGAVLGVVYAAVGIPALARRDERLGAVYVTVAYAVFAVLALRDSSGFSLLFVLYPQTFALFDRRPVTLGLAGLLSVLMGVAVGITAGDWGTGTLTALVNFGVAALLGLWIDGVLRESGKRAVLLAQLESTRSELADAHRREGVLAERERLSQEIHDTLAQGFTSVVMLSRVASRALVTGDTALAADRLAAVETVARENLAEARALVAALAPPPLQESPLPEALDRIVDRFRHECEIETSYAVVGDARPLPPHAEVVLLRAAQEALANVRRHSAARAVQVRLCFDAGSTSLEVRDDGQGFDTSACTAQGFGLRGMQARLDEVGGRLAVDSADGAGTRVLVEV, encoded by the coding sequence ATGCCCGCTGACGCCTCGCCCGTGGGCACCGACCCGGTCAGCGACTTCTGGGAGCGCAGCCGGGTCGGCTGGCACGTCACGATGTACGGCGTGCTGGCCGTCGCCTGCCTGCCGCCGGCGGTCACGGGCGACGTCGTGTCGGTGGTGGCCGGCGCTGTCCTCGGCGTCGTCTACGCAGCGGTCGGCATCCCGGCCCTGGCGCGGCGCGACGAGCGGCTCGGCGCGGTCTACGTCACCGTCGCCTACGCCGTCTTCGCGGTGCTCGCGCTGCGCGACAGCTCGGGGTTCTCGCTGCTGTTCGTGCTCTACCCGCAGACGTTCGCGCTGTTCGACCGCCGACCGGTGACGCTCGGGCTCGCCGGGCTGCTGAGCGTCCTCATGGGCGTCGCCGTGGGCATCACGGCCGGCGACTGGGGCACCGGCACGCTCACCGCCCTGGTCAACTTCGGCGTCGCGGCGCTGCTCGGGCTGTGGATCGACGGCGTGCTGCGCGAGAGCGGCAAGCGCGCGGTGCTCCTCGCGCAGCTCGAGTCGACCCGCAGCGAGCTGGCCGACGCCCACCGGCGCGAGGGCGTCCTCGCCGAGCGCGAGCGGCTCAGCCAGGAGATCCACGACACCCTGGCCCAGGGCTTCACCAGCGTGGTCATGCTCTCGCGGGTGGCCTCCCGCGCCCTGGTCACCGGCGACACCGCGCTCGCCGCCGACCGGCTCGCTGCCGTGGAGACCGTGGCGCGGGAGAACCTCGCCGAGGCGCGCGCCCTGGTCGCCGCGCTCGCTCCGCCGCCGCTGCAGGAGTCGCCGCTGCCCGAGGCGCTCGACCGCATCGTCGACCGCTTCCGGCACGAGTGCGAGATCGAGACGTCGTACGCGGTGGTCGGCGACGCCCGTCCCCTGCCCCCGCACGCCGAGGTGGTGCTGCTGCGCGCCGCGCAGGAGGCGCTCGCGAACGTCCGCCGGCACAGCGCCGCCCGGGCGGTGCAGGTGCGGCTGTGCTTCGACGCGGGCTCGACGAGCCTCGAGGTGCGCGACGACGGGCAGGGCTTCGACACCTCGGCGTGCACCGCGCAGGGGTTCGGGCTGCGCGGCATGCAGGCACGGCTCGACGAGGTCGGCGGGCGCCTCGCCGTCGACTCGGCCGACGGCGCGGGGACCCGGGTGCTCGTCGAGGTCTAG
- a CDS encoding STAS domain-containing protein, giving the protein MNIETIGGDLVVLRGRLDVTTVGDVRLALHDALGAGFGRFVVDVSEAEIADATGLGVLVGAHRRAERLERQLVLRGVPPRLERLLRATRLHRILHVEALAAV; this is encoded by the coding sequence ATGAACATCGAGACCATCGGGGGCGACCTCGTCGTCCTGCGCGGGCGGCTCGACGTCACCACGGTCGGCGACGTGCGGCTCGCGCTGCACGACGCGCTCGGGGCCGGCTTCGGCCGGTTCGTCGTCGACGTGTCCGAGGCAGAGATCGCCGACGCGACCGGGCTCGGGGTGCTCGTCGGGGCGCACCGGCGGGCCGAGCGGCTGGAGCGCCAGCTGGTCCTGCGCGGGGTGCCGCCGCGGCTCGAGCGGCTGCTGCGCGCCACCCGGCTCCACCGGATCCTGCACGTCGAGGCGCTCGCGGCGGTCTGA
- a CDS encoding tetratricopeptide repeat protein: protein MTQPTFNTYGAVDLGALAARAQRAAAPAPARPAAAGAPGAASSEAAPGAWVIDATEADFADVVLQASMTVPVVLDFWASWCGPCRQLSPILERLAEEAGGRWLLAKVDADAEQRLAAAFQVQSIPSVFAVVKGQPVPLFQGALPEPQVRQYLDELLRVAEANGVAGRLPAPGAEDADRTPAAEPQPDPRYDAAYDAAERGDYAAAAAEFTRLLGETPADAEAVAGLAQVQLLGRVQAVADPDAVLEAAAAQPQSVGTQLEAADLEFATGAADAAFERLLALVRATSGAEREQARGRILDYFTLLGPDDPRVPATRRALARALF, encoded by the coding sequence ATGACGCAGCCGACGTTCAACACCTACGGAGCGGTCGACCTCGGAGCGCTCGCGGCCCGCGCCCAGCGCGCGGCGGCCCCGGCCCCGGCACGTCCGGCGGCGGCGGGCGCGCCCGGTGCTGCCTCGAGCGAGGCAGCGCCCGGCGCCTGGGTCATCGACGCGACCGAGGCCGACTTCGCCGACGTCGTCCTCCAGGCGTCGATGACCGTCCCGGTGGTCCTCGACTTCTGGGCCTCGTGGTGCGGCCCGTGCCGCCAGCTCAGCCCGATCCTCGAGCGCCTGGCCGAGGAGGCCGGCGGCCGCTGGCTGCTCGCCAAGGTCGACGCCGACGCCGAGCAGCGGCTCGCGGCCGCCTTCCAGGTGCAGAGCATCCCCTCGGTCTTCGCCGTGGTGAAGGGCCAGCCGGTGCCGCTGTTCCAGGGCGCGCTGCCCGAGCCCCAGGTCCGCCAGTACCTCGACGAGCTGCTGCGCGTCGCGGAGGCCAACGGCGTCGCCGGCCGGCTGCCGGCCCCGGGCGCGGAGGACGCGGACCGTACGCCTGCGGCCGAGCCCCAGCCCGACCCGCGCTACGACGCCGCCTACGACGCCGCCGAGCGCGGCGACTACGCCGCGGCCGCCGCCGAGTTCACGCGGCTGCTGGGGGAGACCCCGGCCGACGCCGAGGCGGTCGCGGGCCTCGCGCAGGTGCAGCTCCTGGGCCGGGTGCAGGCCGTCGCCGACCCCGACGCGGTGCTCGAGGCCGCCGCGGCGCAGCCGCAGTCGGTCGGCACCCAGCTCGAGGCCGCCGACCTGGAGTTCGCGACCGGAGCTGCCGACGCCGCGTTCGAGCGCCTCCTCGCGCTGGTGCGCGCGACCAGCGGTGCCGAGCGCGAGCAGGCGCGCGGCCGGATCCTCGACTACTTCACGCTGCTCGGGCCGGACGACCCGCGGGTCCCTGCGACCCGCCGCGCCCTGGCCCGCGCGCTGTTCTAG
- a CDS encoding Na+/H+ antiporter → MDSQVQTLALVVVVAAVYALARRIGALPPLLLVLVGLVASVVPGIPDYTLDPELVLTFFLPPLLYAASVQTSLPSLRDNARSIGLLAVGLVLFTALVVAVVAHAMVDGLPWGAAVALGAIVAPPDAVAATAVARRTGLPRRVVTLLEGESLVNDATALTTLRVAVASIAASSPSWGSAVGQLLVAAAGGVAVGVVTAKVVAFLRKRVDDPVMDSVISLLTPFAAFAASESWSSGVLAVVVAGILLGHKAPLIQSPQSRLQQAGIWSTIEFILQGVVFALVGLQLKSVVQGLEDDDLGHALLVSLAVSAAVVVSRPLWIFPATYLPRRIPSVRRHDPPPEWKVPAVISWAGMRGAVSLAAALSLDETVPHRRTLVLVTFVVIGVTLLLQGATLPWVIRRLGLHAPDPVADTLQEASVKQRASRAAESVLDELAARNPLPDGVEDRLRDGVRHRALSAWERLGSGPGGSANGPAPTETPSAAFARVRKAMLDAERAVLVQARDAGRLEHDVLQRLQRDLDLEETMLTRDDGD, encoded by the coding sequence GTGGACTCGCAGGTGCAGACGCTCGCTCTGGTCGTCGTGGTCGCGGCGGTCTACGCCCTCGCCCGGCGCATCGGGGCGCTCCCGCCCCTGCTGCTGGTGCTGGTGGGCCTGGTCGCCTCGGTGGTGCCCGGCATCCCCGACTACACCCTCGACCCCGAGCTGGTCCTGACCTTCTTCCTCCCGCCGCTGCTCTACGCGGCCTCGGTGCAGACCTCGCTGCCGAGCCTGCGCGACAACGCCCGCTCGATCGGGCTGCTCGCGGTGGGGCTCGTGCTGTTCACCGCGCTGGTCGTGGCCGTGGTCGCCCACGCCATGGTCGACGGGCTGCCGTGGGGCGCCGCGGTGGCGCTGGGCGCGATCGTCGCGCCGCCGGACGCGGTGGCCGCCACGGCCGTCGCCCGGCGCACCGGCCTGCCGCGCCGGGTCGTGACGCTGCTCGAGGGCGAGAGCCTCGTCAACGACGCGACGGCGCTGACGACCTTGCGCGTGGCGGTCGCCTCGATCGCGGCCTCGTCGCCGAGCTGGGGCAGCGCGGTGGGCCAGCTGCTCGTCGCTGCCGCCGGCGGCGTCGCGGTCGGCGTGGTCACCGCCAAGGTGGTCGCCTTCCTGCGCAAGCGGGTCGACGACCCGGTCATGGACTCCGTCATCTCCCTGCTGACGCCGTTCGCCGCCTTCGCCGCCTCCGAGTCGTGGTCCTCGGGCGTGCTCGCGGTCGTCGTCGCCGGCATCCTGCTCGGCCACAAGGCGCCGCTGATCCAGTCGCCGCAGTCGCGGCTCCAGCAGGCCGGCATCTGGTCGACCATCGAGTTCATCCTCCAGGGAGTGGTCTTCGCCCTGGTCGGCCTGCAGCTCAAGTCGGTCGTCCAGGGCCTCGAGGACGACGACCTCGGCCACGCACTGCTGGTCAGCCTCGCGGTGTCCGCCGCCGTCGTGGTGAGCCGGCCGCTGTGGATCTTCCCGGCGACCTACCTGCCGCGCCGCATCCCGTCCGTGCGGCGCCACGACCCGCCGCCGGAGTGGAAGGTGCCGGCGGTCATCTCGTGGGCGGGCATGCGCGGAGCGGTGTCGCTGGCCGCCGCGCTCTCGCTCGACGAGACCGTGCCGCACCGCCGCACGCTGGTGCTGGTGACCTTCGTGGTCATCGGGGTGACCCTGCTGCTGCAGGGGGCGACGCTGCCCTGGGTGATCCGCCGGCTCGGCCTCCACGCGCCCGACCCGGTGGCCGACACCCTGCAGGAGGCCTCGGTCAAGCAGCGGGCGTCCCGGGCCGCCGAGTCGGTGCTCGACGAGCTGGCGGCCCGCAACCCCCTGCCGGACGGGGTCGAGGACCGGCTGCGCGACGGCGTACGCCACCGTGCCCTCTCGGCGTGGGAGCGGCTGGGCAGCGGGCCGGGCGGGTCGGCCAACGGTCCCGCCCCCACCGAGACGCCGTCGGCCGCGTTCGCGCGCGTGCGCAAGGCGATGCTGGACGCTGAGCGGGCCGTGCTCGTGCAGGCCCGCGACGCCGGCCGGCTCGAGCACGACGTGCTCCAGCGCCTGCAGCGCGACCTCGACCTCGAGGAGACGATGCTGACCCGCGACGACGGCGACTAG
- a CDS encoding ABC transporter permease: MSATAATRSATTTREPNALSIGLARASVEVRQFFRNREAVVFIFSFPLILMFIFGSVFTDTIAPGVSFRQYFVAGMIASGLMTTGFQNLAIAIPAERDDGTLKRLMGMPMPKAAYFIGKIALVVVTTVGQLLLLMVFGSLLFDLDLPSSPGRWFTFLWLVVLGSSAMTMLGVAFSSLPRNGRAAPAIVSPVAIVLQFISGVFFQYDDLPSWMQHVAALFPLKWLTQGMRSVFLPDSFARTESAGTWEHGRTALVLVVWTVGAALLAMRTFRWQRDAR; the protein is encoded by the coding sequence ATGAGCGCCACCGCAGCCACCCGCAGCGCCACCACCACCCGCGAGCCCAACGCCCTCAGCATCGGGCTCGCTCGAGCCTCCGTGGAGGTGCGGCAGTTCTTCCGCAACCGCGAGGCCGTCGTCTTCATCTTCTCGTTCCCGCTCATCCTGATGTTCATCTTCGGATCGGTCTTCACCGACACGATCGCGCCGGGCGTGAGCTTCCGGCAGTACTTCGTGGCCGGGATGATCGCCTCGGGCCTGATGACCACCGGGTTCCAGAACCTCGCCATCGCGATCCCGGCCGAGCGCGACGACGGCACGCTCAAGCGGCTGATGGGCATGCCGATGCCGAAGGCCGCCTACTTCATCGGCAAGATCGCGCTCGTCGTGGTGACCACTGTGGGCCAGTTGCTGCTGCTCATGGTCTTCGGGTCCCTGCTCTTCGACCTCGACCTGCCGAGCTCGCCGGGGCGCTGGTTCACGTTCCTGTGGCTGGTGGTGCTGGGCTCCTCGGCCATGACGATGCTGGGCGTCGCGTTCTCGTCGCTCCCCCGCAACGGCCGGGCCGCTCCTGCGATCGTCTCGCCCGTCGCGATCGTGCTGCAGTTCATCTCCGGGGTGTTCTTCCAGTACGACGACCTGCCCTCCTGGATGCAGCACGTCGCGGCCCTGTTCCCGCTCAAGTGGCTCACCCAGGGGATGCGCTCGGTGTTCCTGCCCGACTCCTTCGCCCGCACCGAGTCCGCCGGCACGTGGGAGCACGGGCGCACTGCCCTGGTGCTCGTGGTCTGGACGGTGGGCGCCGCGCTGCTCGCGATGCGTACGTTCCGCTGGCAGCGCGATGCCCGCTGA
- a CDS encoding STAS domain-containing protein — MAWTTLCDLALPDDDLVELSRFVVPASRRDRSLVLDDAQDVSAARLSETAEALPLWVDDRPADLDVSVEDGDEKVTVHVRGELDLATSGLLDAVLSDCLRGRRGRRTDVLAVDTSGVGFVDASGVSPLLHARAVLNRRGGELRLEAPSTAVRRLLVLLGLEELLPPVAPA, encoded by the coding sequence ATGGCATGGACGACGCTGTGCGACCTCGCTCTCCCCGACGACGACCTGGTCGAGCTGTCGAGGTTTGTCGTGCCCGCCAGCCGGAGAGACCGCTCTCTCGTGCTCGACGACGCGCAGGACGTCTCCGCTGCGCGCCTGTCGGAGACGGCCGAGGCGCTGCCGCTCTGGGTCGACGACCGCCCCGCGGACCTCGACGTGAGCGTCGAGGACGGCGACGAGAAGGTCACCGTGCACGTACGCGGTGAGCTCGACCTGGCCACCAGCGGGCTGCTCGACGCGGTGCTCTCCGACTGCCTGCGCGGGCGGCGCGGCCGCCGCACCGACGTGCTCGCCGTCGACACGAGCGGCGTGGGGTTCGTCGACGCCTCCGGCGTCTCGCCGCTCCTGCACGCGCGCGCGGTCCTCAACCGGCGCGGCGGCGAGCTGCGCCTCGAGGCGCCGAGCACAGCCGTACGCCGCCTGCTCGTGCTCCTCGGCCTCGAGGAGCTGCTGCCGCCCGTCGCCCCGGCCTGA
- the mce gene encoding methylmalonyl-CoA epimerase: MTAAPLPGWSPAELDHVGLAVHDLDAAVELHRSVLGLHLLSVEDVAAHGVREALLAPGPGPGTRVQLLQPLSDASPVARFLARRGEGLHHLAYRVGSLDDALARLATGDPPLQPVAPGVTRGGGGARVAFLHPRDLGGVLTELVERG, encoded by the coding sequence GTGACGGCCGCCCCGCTGCCCGGCTGGAGCCCCGCCGAGCTCGACCACGTGGGCCTGGCAGTGCACGACCTCGACGCCGCCGTCGAGCTGCACCGCAGCGTGCTCGGGCTGCACCTGCTCTCCGTCGAGGACGTCGCCGCCCACGGCGTCCGTGAGGCGCTGCTCGCGCCGGGCCCGGGACCGGGCACGCGCGTGCAGCTGCTCCAGCCGCTCTCGGACGCCAGTCCGGTCGCGCGCTTCCTCGCGCGCCGCGGCGAGGGGCTGCACCACCTCGCCTACCGGGTGGGCTCGCTCGACGACGCCCTCGCCCGGCTCGCCACCGGCGACCCGCCGCTCCAGCCTGTCGCGCCCGGCGTCACGCGGGGCGGGGGAGGTGCGCGCGTCGCGTTCCTGCACCCGCGCGACCTGGGCGGCGTGCTGACCGAGCTGGTCGAGCGCGGCTGA
- a CDS encoding right-handed parallel beta-helix repeat-containing protein, protein MQKRRTRRRGLAVALRSLLAAATVAASGSAALAGAGPAAAAQDPLADAPPAAYAGDASHQAALVEAEDERIQDVRMKASLLRWDDAAAYQTPQCTTSTAIPTCVLVPRTNPYRISDLTSAGLGHALEQQADGSYLLTHNLFVAYGATLVLDGTNRPIRMMSDSDGFTSIVSYGGRIELTGSPSAPLTLTSWDDKTHAEDTTTDDGRAYVRAIGGQLDMDYVKASNLGFWSGKTGGIALTGTTRPDALSTQRAQAAKGKTAKAAAKDAAKKDRQNQGAGTKLGLVPASALDDQRFQVLDDTLVSGSVTNSTITGDAYGLFVSGATDIVIDNTVVEKSLVDGITLHRYVSTGKVEKTVSRLNAGNGFVLARATENISINQATAEHNRADGFKLSGDPLADGPSATGADTRPYGNNSVQYSVARENGRYGIEVVAGLQVTVSSNIVTGNDMGIVASGAVHTLAVTGNQVTGSERQGIALRDGITGASVSGNQVEKGSIGLYVRSSVAKVFGNTVRGASSHGIALVGSLDGSSVTSNVLAGRGPSAIDSHRQHGADVASNTTSDWVDTTALWAKAKRLIHPMTVIWVFLLLLLAVTAVRGRRARGVMGHPYADKRLTVPQQTGHAGHGGEVAPVGATAAAATAAPAGAHARGGSTAIDLDRRVAVATSNGSSNGHPRGGSSGSSNGSSRNGAGPARGA, encoded by the coding sequence ATGCAGAAGCGCCGTACGCGCCGGCGAGGGCTCGCAGTCGCCCTCCGTTCGCTGCTCGCCGCAGCGACCGTCGCGGCCTCCGGCTCCGCTGCGCTCGCCGGGGCCGGCCCCGCGGCCGCCGCGCAGGACCCGCTGGCGGACGCGCCGCCCGCCGCCTACGCCGGTGACGCCTCGCACCAGGCCGCGCTCGTCGAGGCCGAGGACGAGCGGATCCAGGACGTCCGGATGAAGGCCTCGCTGCTGCGCTGGGACGACGCCGCCGCCTACCAGACCCCGCAGTGCACGACGAGCACCGCGATCCCGACCTGCGTGCTCGTGCCGCGCACCAACCCCTACCGCATCAGCGACCTGACCTCGGCCGGGCTGGGGCACGCTCTCGAGCAGCAGGCCGACGGCAGCTACCTGCTCACGCACAACCTGTTCGTCGCCTACGGCGCGACGCTCGTGCTCGACGGCACGAACCGCCCGATCCGCATGATGAGCGACTCCGACGGGTTCACCTCGATCGTGTCCTACGGCGGGCGCATCGAGCTGACGGGCAGCCCCTCGGCGCCGCTGACGCTGACCAGCTGGGACGACAAGACCCACGCTGAGGACACCACCACCGACGACGGCCGCGCCTACGTCCGCGCCATCGGCGGCCAGCTCGACATGGACTACGTCAAGGCCTCGAACCTCGGCTTCTGGAGCGGCAAGACCGGCGGCATCGCGCTCACCGGCACCACGCGGCCCGACGCCCTGTCGACCCAGCGCGCCCAGGCGGCCAAGGGCAAGACGGCCAAGGCCGCGGCCAAGGACGCCGCCAAGAAGGACCGGCAGAACCAGGGCGCCGGGACCAAGCTCGGGCTCGTGCCCGCCTCCGCGCTCGACGACCAGCGCTTCCAGGTCCTCGACGACACGCTGGTCTCCGGCAGCGTCACCAACTCGACCATCACGGGCGACGCCTACGGCCTGTTCGTCTCCGGCGCCACCGACATCGTCATCGACAACACCGTCGTCGAGAAGTCGCTGGTCGACGGCATCACGCTGCACCGCTACGTCTCGACCGGCAAGGTCGAGAAGACGGTCTCGCGGCTCAACGCCGGCAACGGGTTCGTGCTCGCCCGCGCCACCGAGAACATCTCGATCAACCAGGCGACCGCAGAGCACAACCGGGCCGACGGCTTCAAGCTCTCGGGCGACCCGCTCGCCGACGGCCCGTCGGCCACCGGCGCCGACACCCGGCCCTACGGCAACAACAGCGTGCAGTACAGCGTCGCTCGCGAGAACGGCCGCTACGGCATCGAGGTCGTCGCCGGCCTGCAGGTCACCGTCTCGTCCAACATCGTCACCGGCAACGACATGGGCATCGTCGCGAGCGGCGCCGTCCACACGCTCGCCGTGACGGGCAACCAGGTGACGGGCTCCGAGCGGCAGGGCATCGCCCTGCGCGACGGCATCACCGGCGCCAGCGTCTCGGGCAACCAGGTCGAGAAGGGCTCGATCGGGCTCTACGTGCGCTCCTCGGTCGCCAAGGTCTTCGGCAACACCGTGCGTGGCGCCAGCAGCCACGGCATCGCGCTCGTCGGCTCGCTCGACGGCTCGTCGGTGACCAGCAACGTGCTGGCCGGCCGCGGACCCAGCGCCATCGACTCCCACCGCCAGCACGGCGCCGACGTCGCCTCCAACACCACCAGCGACTGGGTCGACACGACCGCGCTGTGGGCCAAGGCCAAGCGGCTCATCCACCCCATGACCGTCATCTGGGTGTTCCTGCTGCTCCTGCTGGCCGTCACCGCGGTCCGCGGGCGCCGGGCGCGCGGGGTCATGGGCCACCCCTACGCCGACAAGCGCCTCACGGTCCCGCAGCAGACCGGGCACGCGGGTCACGGCGGCGAGGTCGCGCCCGTGGGCGCGACTGCTGCGGCTGCTACGGCTGCTCCGGCCGGAGCGCACGCCCGCGGCGGGTCGACGGCGATCGACCTCGACCGGCGGGTCGCCGTGGCCACCTCCAACGGCAGCAGCAACGGGCACCCCCGCGGCGGGAGCAGCGGCTCCTCGAACGGCAGCAGCCGCAACGGCGCCGGTCCCGCCCGCGGCGCCTAG